The Electrophorus electricus isolate fEleEle1 chromosome 24, fEleEle1.pri, whole genome shotgun sequence DNA window AGTGTCAGACTTTGTCCATTCAAATAACTTTTACAGTTCTCTAATAATGCACTTgaaaaaaaaggccaaaaagTGGGACATATTTATATCATATTTCAATATATCTCTGAAGTTTCCACCATTAATTATTTACAGGAGAAGCATGCATTGCAATCCATTATAACACCCCAACCGTTACTCCTATTGgctattttggtttgtttcttgCTCATAACAATATACATCAAAAAGCCTCAACTAAACGTGAGATACAAATCAGATATAATACAATTATGATACAAGGAGATTTGTAGCAGGTGCAAAAGCTGCAAGTGCTAAAAACAATGGTAAATAGGCCTGCTTTATTAAAGGGAAATAGACACGACATGTTGTCGTTATGTTTTCAGAAACGAGTATAAATAATTTGAACATGTGTATTATGAACGATGGCGTTACAAAGGCGTCACACTTACTCTGGCGTGTTGATCCAGATGATGTCCAAGTGGCAGTAATAGACACACTCCTTATCCTCGTAGGAGAAGCATGTGCAGCGCTTGGATCTTTGGCGCGCTCGAGACTCTTTTCGGAAGAGAATCTCTGCAGCTTTGTACCGACTAGAGGAGAGTGCAGATGTCTGCAACTGGACGTTTTGAGTCTCTCCTGACCCGAAAGATGATGTTCCTTGCATTTGCACAGTAAGTAATACATGAGGCAGAGCACACGTCAAGTGGATAGAATGCTAATGACTCATTATCAATGTTAACATTTTGACTGTGAAGGACAGTTACAGTATAATAACGACACATACCATACATTTACTAGTGATACTTCAGTACTTAAGTATTTTATCTAAACATGCACCTTAATCATGCCAGTTTAAGATCAGATATTCGCGTTGCCACTGAAATATCAAGATGATGAGAAATGAGAGATTACTCTTGCATCATTAGGCTATTGggttaaaatgaataaatgcaagAAATTAATACTTCTTACCTTCGGGGAAAACGTTTACTAAACCCAGTATCATCAAAAGAGGGATGCAAGAGACTATTGACCATACTATAGCGTTTTTTTCACTCAAACGTACGAGTCACACACGTTACGAGATGTCGACATAAACGTTTCCAAGCAAATATCCTTTTTCTTAGTTATGCGAAAAGTGTTCGCTTAACATGTTAACATGGTTCAAGGAGATGTTGCATAAGACAGCGAatttttggaaaataaatcCTGCTCCATATCACCTGCGGTCAACTGATTTGTGCAACTGGGTCCTTGTGGTCCAGTAGCTACTAATGGACATTGCAATTAGAACCCCTTCTCCTACACCCGCACACGTGCGCGCAGCCCGTACGACGTGATTCACACCGACGAGAAGCCCTGCGATGAAGGGGCACTGAGGTCTATGCAATCCAGCCACCTCCCTATTCTTAACTCCCTTATGAGACATGAATcatttaataacagtaattattCCATCTAGTTTAACATTCTAGCAGTCGGTTTAATGAAACAACCCTCAACAAACTGTACTCGTTTGTCCATATTCAATGATCACTTTTTGAGTATGGAAAAGTGAGAAAATACTTTCTTTTCAGCCTAAACGGTCCTTCACTTCAGATTACTGCAGCACTACTGTGGGTTAAAGGCAGAAAGGCAGAACTATAGAAGAGCTCTAGCCACATATTTACTCTATGTACTAATGAAAATGTCCAATGAACAAAAGAGATCTATTCGACAACCAAAGAAAActattgtatgtatatttttactGACACTTACACGTCATACAGGTTATAAAAAACTGAAACGTTTATCTGCAATAAACATTCAATTAATTTAATATCAGACACATCAAAGTCTGCAGGCAGAAGAAGAGTAATATATACTCTTTTGTAGCTAATAAAAATTATTAAgtctttttgttgttctttctaTATAGCATACTTCTTTAGTTACATTTTTGTCAGCTCTGTAGCATATTATTATATCTTCATAGCACTGtaaaatggaaagaaaactgcactgcactgaTAACAGACGATGTATACAGGATCATACCTCTATATGAGGattgattctctctctcacagttaCTTCAACCTAAGAGAGAAGCTCTGAATCATTAAAATGAAGGTAATGTATGACTCTACTCAGTTATGGAGTGCTCATTTTACATCAGAGGTAACTACCTAGTAAAGATGATCTCTATTAATCatttcctcctcccctcccatgGATGAGCTATATTGAGACCACTTCAAAGAAAATGTACACACAGATTACCTACATCTGTACGCTTGTAAACTCAGTTTCCTCTGCCATGTGAAGTTCAGCTGTATGCATCCTTCCAAATCACTTTCCAGTCTCTTTAAGTAAAGTCTGCAATgttacatgtatataaatatgttgGCTTTCACAGAATATATTACTTTAAGAAAAATATTCCCAAGCACTTAATTACTGTACCTAAGCTCCATTTTACCACACTgagacaataataaataattgtagTCAGGCTGAGTTAGGGAAGTCAGGGGAAGACGGCTTTTACAAGCAAAAGgtttcaaaatgttttgaaatatggTAGATGACATAAAACTGCTTGTCAGACCAATCAAAATCTTCACTACAGTAATAATCTTCacttattattactattattaatatgactattattattattattattggtgcaTCCACATTTCTGCACTGTGGAACGTTTATGTTGATGTTGGTGAAGTGCATGACCATAATATCAATACGTGATCCCAGTATCTCTAAGCCTTTGACTAAGGATCCCAATATCTCTAAGCCATATGAACAGGAATCCAAATATTTGTAAGCATTTGGCTAGGAAATTCAATGGAAGTTGGCTAGGAAATTTTAACAAAAATTCAATGTCCAGCAGATTTGTTTGCTGATCTGAGAAACAGAGGAAATCAGTAGTCTTGGGAAGAAAGTGATGCAAGGtttcacataaatatttctTCAAGCATCAGAACATGCTGCTCTTCAAATATGGATTAAGATATGGCTAAGTCTTTCCAGAGTAAAGACAACATAACCCTGCTGTGCTCCTCCGTATACTGGGAGGAAGTGATGACGCAACTGTAGCAATACAAGCACATGACACATCCTACAGATAAGTGGCAGAGATACGAGTGTAACCTGAGACTCAACTGTTACTTTACAGATTACATTAATTTCCAGAATCTTTTCCTTCATCTACTGGATATACTCTATATTAGAGTGCACACCTTGACTTTCCAAAGAGTGTTGTAAGTCTTTCAGTGCTTATAAGTTACTTGAGGTGATaagttacccccccccccccactgtggttttcacaggcaaGCTCATTTATTTTGATAGAAAACATTTTGCAGCCGAAATTCGGGGGTGTGGAGTGTGGTtgttgtgggggtgggagggttAAGTCCTTGGGGGTTTAGTGATCATGGTAATCAGTGGGGGTTGTGGATGTTGGATGGGTACTGTCTTAAAAGTCAACTTGTACAtcttaaaagaaaacacatgcaagcacGAACATACAATTAATTGTACGAAAAATGACATCTAATAAAACAACTAattgaaatgttaatgttcCTATAATGAAATCCCAATTACTGTCCTTTACTAAAATTGAAATCTATTAAATGCTTTGTGAGGAAATGcaagtaaaaatgtatttactttccatgtaatgaaatattttatattaaacacagaattttaaaaatgtctgctgcaaatcattttacatgttctttttttaagttcattttattttaagatgacAGTTTTGCAATGATGCGTTTTTGATTGCTTAAGAATATAAATCTAAagacaacaataacaaataaattcCAGCAATTGTGCTCATAATATTACTTGATGATTTGATGGCTCTTATAATGTAAACAGAGTGAATTTTGAATGAATGCTTGAGACTACATGAAtgcattttatgattttatctGTGCTTATGCAAAGATTACACTAACAGAGCTGTTGCATTTTGCCAAGCATGCCACAAGAACTAGATCCCCAGTAGTGAATCACAAGCAATAGATCACTAATAGTAAATTAGAAGAACTAgatcaatatttttttattactttttaaaaagatgtataGAGACACCTTGACTAGCAAGTTAGTGATGTTCATTTGCAGGTGAAGCAATCAAATTCTTACATATAGCAACATGTAACTGCAGTTAGAAGGAGGGGCCCACACCCAGCTCATAAACTACTTTCTGCCAAAATAAGCACCCTAATGAAGGTTTAGAGCATGTGTTATTATATACAGGGATTATTCATTCTGCTTCAGTGTAGAGGTTTATGCGCTGTTAGATGCTGAAGGCAGAACATGGATTTTCACTGCAGTTTTTTCAGGTTTGAGGAATCATAGTTAGGtgatatttttttgttgaaagTGATGACAGTCACTATAGGTTGATGTAACAACAAGAAGTGTAAGGATTTTAAGACAAATACCAACCACGCAGTAATATCATTATACGTCTTTAGAGATGGTGGCTGTCACAGGTTTGATTCCGACTTTGTTCCGTTTCAGACATATTGCTTAAGCTGGAGAATGGAAAGCAGTATTAAAAGTCCACTACAAagaagtttgtttgtttttttttcattttatttcagccctcctcaaaaacaaatacaaatacctACATTGCTCATATATATTAGTCAAGAACATATTATTTCAAACAGTTTCATCaatgtggttatttatttaatttttaaaaacatttttacatttatttttacaagtcCTCATATGTAGGTAAAATATATCAGAATATCCTGTCGACATATTGTGTTccatttgttttactttttgttttgtatacCATTATTCAAATGGTAACACATGAATGCTGCCATCCTTGGATGGCTATTCTGATATTGAATCAGGATATGGTCCTCTGCGCATTACAGCTGCTACTGCTAGCACTCATCTTTAGGATGAAGGACATctgttgaaaatatttttcatcttGCTCTCCTAAGTGCTAAAAAAACAGTTAGTCACTGGTACCCTACTTTATAACCTGCCGTAGCAGCTTTGGCATCTTGATGTAATCTGTTCTAAACATGCAGAGCTGAAAAGGGCCCTCGGTTATTTCACGTATGAAGGACCGTAAAATGTGGATCAAACGAAACACCTCAGATCATATAAGCTTTGTGTGCCATGCCGCATCTCTTGAGAAATCCACTATGATATCATATATATACTGCACATGTGCGTGAGTTACAGCCTGCTAAAAAACTTACCATCTTACAaggcagttttctttttttcttttcttttatagtttgtttgcttgcttctTTATTACAATCATTAGACAAACTGCTCAAATATACGGTGGTCTATGGTTGAGAATCTTAGCTTTTGACACTACTTGTGCGTGGTGTACAGACTGAGTGAAGATGCTCAGTGAAATCCATCGAAGCAGTTCAACGTATGCATTCTTAAGAAACATCTAATGACAATTACAATAACTTTTATAGAATAATTGATAGATATTATGATATATATACAAaggacatttatttttcttccttttcatgTCTGATAACATAACGGTGaacggtaaggaggcggacgcatgtgcatgagaagagcgagatttattaggctccaaaatcagagttgttataACGGtacagggtcatagagccgacacggagagtccaggatacattacaaacaaacaaaaacacacgaaggcaaacaggggaagcaggctataacagaggctagcaaacacgaaggctaggataacaaaacagtcTAACAAAAACGAAGGCTTTAAAACACAGATGTGCTTTCAGACTTCTACCATAAACTCaagcatgcaaataaatgcaataaagtaACGAATGAATAGCCAAGAGCAAGGttacaaggcagggtttaaatacattaactaaacgagggacaggtgtggaaaatcaaacgaggggcggagaaaacgaaactatggcatggactcaaatacacaagacagggaaaaacggaacacggaagatgggagggactaatcgtgacaggTAGAAGGCTAGGTTAACGAAAATAAAATTTTGACTAAATGCTAATACACAAGCTCTAGAAACTTATGTAATTGGATTGGCTAAGGTTTGCATGGCAGCCTGCACCCAACTTTGTTGAGGTTGCATGTCTGAACAGCTGGATATACCTCTGTCTGTGTACAGATCAGTTAACTGCCCAATACAATAATATTTGTAATGCATCATCTATGTCTGAGTTGGATTATCTTTGATCTGTGGTTTTAAGAATTTAACCTTAACATGCTGTGTTGAGATTTGATTGCTTTGtcttgtatttcttttttgatttttttttctcaaattgTTCACAGGTTTGAAACTTTCATAGGAAATCAGGTTTTGTTCTTTGATCTTAACGCCAAAATCAAATATAAACCtcctgtgtttatatttatgtaatatttctaTGCAAATTGACACAGTAGTGAATGATGAGTAATGATGCGATCCATCGTGTGATTATAACGAGTAGTAAATTCATGTCAAATTAATAGCAGCTCAAATGGCACAGATGCTCTTACCCACCTGTATGTATGTTCATTAGAGTAACAGGCCATGTGGTGAAGAATCAtatggcctctctctctctccctctctctccttttctcaagAATTTAAGAAGTGAATTTTTCAGTTGATCTGATGTCTCATGAATcgtattcttcttcttcttcttcttcttcttcttcttcttcttcttcttcttcttctactactactactactactactactactactactactactagtactactactactactactatcgTGCTGAAATACACAACCAGAACACaaaatacagtatacagtatatatgagaATGTATagattgtctgtgtgtgtgttaatgtcatAAAAACCCATGTTTATCTTTGCCTATGGTGTCTATAAAGAGTACAGTCTCAGTTCtctgaaatgtttataatatgaaacactcaactaaaatgtaatgacatATCTAGATTATATCTAATGTTATATTTTGTTTGGTGCCTGCTTTGGTCTTGCCTCTACACATTTTCACTAATCTCAGCCGGAATTCTGGTTTCATGGGTTTAACCACTGTCTGGGTCTGCATCTGTGACTGTGATGCTGTCTACAGCTTTGATTTAGTTCAGGAGGGCATTATCTATAGCTCGGAGGGGTCAAAGTGAGACTGTCATGCTAGATTCCATGTCAGTTTCATGTCTGAAGTGCTCACTTATAAGGGTCATAGGGGAGagactccctctccctcctgctgaGGAGTTGCCATCTTCTCGACAGTTAAACTCAGAATGAACACAGATGcgtccatgcacacacacacacacacacacacacacacacacacacacacacacacacacacacgatcttGAATATATGCACTATTTGAGAACAACTAAAGTTGGAAATTGATAAATAACTGTTATATCATCCTCACTCAGCTAGTTAACAATAGAATTAAAAGGTCATTGCTGACTCATGAGACTTGTGGTGTAGAGTCATAACCTCTCCTGCAGATGAGAGTGTGGGAAGGAGTAAAATTAAAACTCGCAAGACATAGTGCTATCTAACATAATTACTCCCATCCTTCATTTATTAACCAGCGAATGAGTCCTTGTAGCTGACTCCCTCCTGTCCTGATGATTTTGCACTCTCATTTAGGGTGAGGAGGGTTCCTTGAAGTGCTGTTTCATCCTTGTTTACTCTGTAAAAcactcttctctcctccccccatTGCAAATCTTTCACCACCACCTACCAGTCACGCTGACCTTCCACATTCCGGTTAATCAGGCACTTTCTTGTGTCAGAGGGCTGCCAGGCCTGTCACCAGCCTTAGATTGAATGCTGGTCCAGGTCAATGCATACGTATTTTGACTGAGCACTGTTTTCCCATTCTTTCGAACACTTCACAGCTCTGCGTCTTAAGACGAGGAGGACAGGGAAGATAAGCTGAGCTAAGCATGCCAATGGGGAGATCTCTGTGAGTTTCAAGAAATCCCCCAGATGACCAAAGCTGACTTAGTGTGATTTGAGTTTTCCTTCAAAGTTTCGAAGTTATTGtcaattttgcattttgttttacaaatattttatagtcgcaaatattgttaatatattgtAGCTGGTATTTTCTTTGTGCTTTCAGTGTACAAATGTACAGCATCATCTCAGTGCAATAACCTCATCACATAACAAGTCAGGAATTCAGACTGACTGCCCAGTGATAAACAtaactaatataaataatatactggaaaaatatattgtaattGGAGGGCATTTGCAGTTTAATTATTGTGCAACTTTGGAAAGCAGTTATTGAAGTCTGTCCTTTGAATCATTATTGTGAACTAGTACTTCAAATCTTTAAAACACCTGATTTCACGCCTCTCTCTAAATCTGAATTCCTCTGGGTTACATTAATACAACTGGATTTGTATTTTTGATACAGAGCTGTTGTAAAGGACTCATAACAAAGGTAATTATTTGTAAGTGCATCCATTTGACAGCCTGTTCACGTGGATTACGTGTTGAATCATACAGTGGGAGTGTTGTAATGCACGCTGGGACAGGAGGCGCAAAGACTCATGACCAGTTACGTCAGATTGGACGAAATATGTGGTAAACCATCGCCACCCTGTGGACATAAACCCTAACAACATGGTATGCAGATTTTGAGATGCAACTCTTTAGCAACAGCATCGCTTGTAGTGAATACAGTGTCTAGAGCAAATAACTTGACTAACTCAACCtttgttgaatgtgtttaaattggaaaaatgataaaataatcgAATCTATGCAATAACAGAATTATGCTAAATGGTACAACCTGAAGTATGTAGTATGCATGTCATAGTTAACCTTTCACCAGCCCTTTTTGTGGAGATTTACTTTACGACAGAGGTAAGACACTTGTTTAAACCTCATATTACTGTATGAAATATTACATCTTATGATACTTTTAACAGTTAACCCTTGATAGTCATTTATAtgtggcttttttaaaaaattattaaataagatTGTAAAGTAATGGATTCATATTGCCTCTTTTTCACATGAATCTTTTTTTCAGCGTAGGgtacagaatattttattactgtGGCAGAAAGCTCTGAGTTATATAGCCACGATGAAACTCAGATGGCAGAGCATCTCCAGAGACCAGTCTTCTCTCTCAATACCCTTTGCCGTAGGATATTTTTGACTCACAACGAGCTCTAAACAGGTCTAAGCAGTTCACATTTTCCTTTAATGAAGGAAAGTGGGCAATATGGGAATTTCAAGGATAtgcatttttttgggggggggggggggggggcgataAAGGGTGTGAAACAGGGTGTAAGACTAAAAAATTACCATAACCTCAGGACTTTAACATTGTTTGCTGGGCTCATTAGTAAACAGTTGATGTTCGGTGTCTGAGTTCTTGACAATATGTTCTTTGTCCATATGTGaatttttgaaaggaaaaaaaatcttgaagcACATGTAATTTAGTTGTTAAACGTTATGGTAATTTCACAGTGGAGACCCTCAGAGCATTGTATACTGCAGGTGTGAGTAACAGGTTTCCAATAAAATTAACTCAGGATTCTTAGTACAGCCAGCTGAACTGCCCCAGGACGGGACGCAGTAAAGATTTTACTAGAAACATTGACCTATTGACTAAATACTAATGACCATTACTTACTGTTTTTCTTCTTAGTAGGCCTACATGATTAGTCAGTAGATTAAAGCAGATGGTAAGGAAATCCATGCGTTTATCCATGTATCCAATCACGCGTGATTTTCAATACCCAGACATCATCACCACATTGGTTATAACTCACAGTCTTATAATGGGTCGTCATACAAATCCACTTTCAGCAGCACCATAtttgtgtttacatatttttaaattggctttcatggttccattttttttttctatatgcaaatacagcaacaaacattacaatattAGATCATTTGCATAGACAGAAATATAAAGAGGTTAAAGAAAATGAGGTAtatgcacttacacacaaactgtCACACTTACAAGCATGCAGtaacataatataaaacagTCGATTAGCCTGTTAATCACAGTCATTTTTGGGACATGACATTTTTTCAAATTCTTCCAGTTTATCCTTTAAAAAGTACTCAGTCCACTCCACATGTGATATACTGCTGCAGCCACACTTTCACCGATGGCACAAGAATTTGTCAGTTACAAAAGTTTCACATCATAAATATGGTTAAAGTATAGCACTACACAATCTTGTAAATAACTTGCAAGTATTGAATATTGGTTGTGTTGACTAGGTCATGATGTTTCTTGTCTGACACAATCAAATGTTGCAAACCTTTTTGAGCAACTTGCGActctcctaaaaaaaaaaaagaaaaaaaaaaagcgagaATTACGTTACTACTGTAGGCATCCGTATACTGTATTTGTGTGGTACGCGACTGCACACACTATTCTGCAGTTGCTTTCTTTCCCCAGACCTGCTTAAGCAAGCAAATTTGATTTAGGATCAAATTTGATTTAGGatctaaaatattaaatatccaGCATACTGAGCGTTTTACAAACGTGTCTTGTTTCGGGTTTAACTGCAGCTGGAGCCTAGCAGAGCTCTCCTTCTGTGCTAGGAGTTCCCTCTGCTCGCTTTCGCGTCCGCCCCTCCAGCGCCTCAACCGTTTCGCCCGCTATTCTCCCCATTTCGCTCGCTCTGCTCATCTTTTTTCGCTCTCTCTCGGACAATTTGTCTTGACGGCGGGGTGGTGTCTGCTTTAAGCACACTGTTGGCCAAAGACCTAAATGGTCGACATTTGGACGGGAATCCGACTGTCAGAGCTGGAAAGATAGGTAGGCTGGTGTTCCATTGTGTATATTGCGCTGCCGTGACATCCCGTCTGTGTGATCACAGTTCAGCGTTGGTTTGTACAGTATAGCCAGCACGGGTGGCCCAATGTCAGGTCACAAACCCGCATTTACTTTATGTCCTTGAATTGAAAATTTTCTATCCAGTGTATGTTAACATTTATACGCTATTGcctttttgacattttgtgcaCAAGGCCGGTGTGCAAATCAGAGATATATTGTTATGGTTAGCGATTGGTGATCTCTCTGTTTGGATGAATAGTCTTGGAATACTATATTTtaacgttaaaaaaaaacaaaacacgtgTACGGGTGTTTGGGATTTCATATGTCGGACAATACTAAATGAGCGGTACTCCATGGAGGTAGAACTAACCTATTTCTTGAAGCGCCTCACGATACAATAGTAGAACGCCAATTAGGACAGCGGTACGCATGTTTAACCAACTGGTAATGTTTAGTGAGTAAACAAGGCTACAAAAGCAAGATGGTACACTAATTTGTTTCTAACACAACACGGCGCGTTGTCTTTTGCTTACATATTACCGTAGCTTCCATTTATGTGGGCTTCGAAAGCTTGAATGTCACAGCGATCGCTCACTTACTTTAAAATACGTTCAAAAGTGAGTTCCAGGTTTATGGACAGATCAAGGGTAGATTAGAGAAATAATAGCCTACATGGAGATGCCTTATTGTTGTATATTTTCGATGGTTTTAGCCAGGAAGCGTTGTTTGTCGGCTTGGTATTTAATGAAAGAGAGGGTGTGGCACTGAGGGCAGTCGTGCAAACGCCGAGCTCAGAGAGAAGCCCATTAGTGATGAGATGTGGAGActtggaggaagaagaggagtaCGAAGGTGAGAGCCAGTAGGAGCGTTGGAGCATGATCAAGTAATGCAGAGCGATTCTACCAGCTCAAAGCACAATTTCCAATGTGTTACTAGATATCATGGGAGGTGTAGACGAGAAGCAGGAAACCaatatcataaaaaaaaattgacctACAGAAGATTAATCAAAAGACAATAGCAGTGGTCTCTAGATGTGCCAGTATTTAgtcttctgcagctgctctgtttaaatgtacaaatttaATTCTGCTATATCTCGtgtatatttgtttctttcGTTCTGAAAGCTTATTTTGTGAATAATTCATGAGCGCGCCAACTCAATCACAAGCACacgtttttattttatttttttattttgatgaatCTTCTGTCGGTTTTCACAATAAAGGCTGGCTCATTTACTCTGTAAGAACACTCGTCACATAAGAAGCTGATTTCCTCTCAAATGCTTAAGCTCTAATAATAAATT harbors:
- the edn3b gene encoding endothelin-3b, encoding MILGLVNVFPEGTSSFGSGETQNVQLQTSALSSSRYKAAEILFRKESRARQRSKRCTCFSYEDKECVYYCHLDIIWINTPERTVPYGLSRSHSSQRFRRASGTPQVK